A single genomic interval of Cucumis sativus cultivar 9930 chromosome 5, Cucumber_9930_V3, whole genome shotgun sequence harbors:
- the LOC116403938 gene encoding cation/H(+) antiporter 8-like — translation MASNVTIYNDVFGSDHGSFLTLCLNTPPKINSDGIWEFVFGAARKLRFSPLPLLEFQMLLIFFVNIILHSFLRLFGLPLFVSQIITGLILGSSWRGSFESFDNFKDGVFATASQEIVGLLAGFGYTLFVFLIGVRMDLSVVKRSGRQSLIGGILSIVIPAILGFVDSIWFIKI, via the exons ATGGCTTCCAATGTCACCATTTACAATGATGTTTTTGGTTCAGATCATGGGAGTTTCCTAACCCTTTGCTTGAATACGCCTCCCAAGATTAATTCCGATGGCATTTGGGAATTTGTTTTTGGGGCTGCTCGTAAACTTAGGTTTTCTCCTCTTCCATTGTTGGAGTTTCAAATGCTGcttattttctttgtcaatATCATCCTCCATTCCTTCCTTCGCCTCTTTGGTCTCCCTCTTTTTGTCTCTCAAATAATT ACTGGCTTGATACTTGGATCATCATGGAGGGGAAGTTTTGAGTCATTTGACAACTTCAAAGATGGTGTATTTGCCACTGCATCACAAGAAATAGTGGGTTTGCTGGCAGGATTTGGGTACACACTTTTTGTGTTTCTTATTGGAGTTAGGATGGATTTAAGTGTGGTTAAAAGATCAGGAAGGCAATCTTTGATAGGTGGTATTTTATCAATAGTTATTCCTGCAATACTTGGCTTCGTTGACAGCATTTGGTTTATCAAGATTTAG